From Cucumis melo cultivar AY chromosome 1, USDA_Cmelo_AY_1.0, whole genome shotgun sequence, a single genomic window includes:
- the LOC103500424 gene encoding uncharacterized protein LOC103500424 isoform X1: MLKCHMAAENVNAKRKLQTTTKETARVDICRICGDRGFVEALNFCKECQTYPIHRYCLDELPKYLDEYVPWLCEDCEAAILPTINSKVKLKKKKYVKRLKKKIKRNDVCDQSSYPLQLPEAQCSEKKNESTPGRLGEPVLEGGANLGQVVTSSDMCNSTRLNCYVAQPIVDPLWRGTLKIWNRSLSRVVLVAHMSSLACSKVYEEAKILPELLSVELLRRCDVWPRGFQKLGPTDQSIALYFFPDGESSQKAFDLLVNAMMSHDLAMKAVLKNAELLVFTSAMLPMRFWRFQTKYYLWGVFRGKQAVEPRNVVASEERTFAESTCTQGPISPISPLSNTSILHSVADQRMMPKNLDVRLVMVRAHKVLSRLSSKQFWRISRFFLYRC, encoded by the exons CCACATGGCTGCTGAAAATGTAAATGCAAAAAGGAAACTGCAGACAACAACAAAGGAAACAGCCCGG GTTGATATTTGTCGGATATGTGGAGATAGAGGTTTTGTTGAGGctttaaatttttgtaaagaaTGTCAGACTTATCCTATCCATCG CTATTGCCTAGATGAATTGCCAAAATATTTGGATGAGTATGTTCCTTGGCTTTGTGAAGATTGTGAGGCAGCAATTTTGCCAACAATAAACTctaaagttaaattaaaaaagaaaaagtacgTCAAACGACTCAAGAAGAAAATTAAGAGGAATGATGTTTGTGATCAGAGTAGTTATCCTCTTCAACTACCTGAGGCACAATGCAGTGAAAAAAAGAATGAGTCAACACCTGGAAGGCTGGGAGAGCCAGTACTCGAAGGTGGGGCCAATCTCGGTCAAGTCGTTACATCATCTGATATGTGTAATTCTACAAGGCTCAACTGTTATGTTGCACAACCTATAGTAGATCCATTGTGGAG GGGAACTTTAAAAATTTGGAATCGAAGTTTGAGCAGAGTAGTACTTGTTGCTCATATGTCTAGCTTAGCATGTTCAAAAGTGTACGAGGAGGCAAAAATATTACCTGAGTTACTTTCCGTTGAATTACTTCGTAGATGTGATGTATGGCCTAGAGGATTTCAGAAATTGGGGCCAACTGATCAAAGTATTGCTCTATATTTCTTTCCAGATGGGGAAAG cAGCCAAAAGGCATTTGATCTTCTGGTCAATGCAATGATGTCCCATGACCTAGCCATGAAGGCTGTGTTGAAGAATGCAGAGCTATTAGTTTTTACTTCCGCCATGTTACCAATGAGATTTTGGA GATTTCAAACAAAGTACTATTTGTGGGGCGTCTTTCGTGGAAAGCAAGCTGTGGAACCAAGAAATGTTGTCGCTTCTGAAGAGAGAACTTTTGCCGAGTCAACTTGTACGCAAGGCCCTATAAGTCCCATAAGTCCTTTAAGCAACACCAGTATTCTTCATTCTG TTGCTGACCAAAGGATGATGCCTAAGAATTTAGACGTGAGGTTGGTAATGGTGAGAGCTCACAAAGTTCTCTCACGTTTAAGTTCGAAACAATTTTGGAGGATCAGTAGATTCTTTCTTTACCGATGCTAG
- the LOC103500424 gene encoding uncharacterized protein LOC103500424 isoform X2 produces MLKCHMAAENVNAKRKLQTTTKETARVDICRICGDRGFVEALNFCKECQTYPIHRYCLDELPKYLDEYVPWLCEDCEAAILPTINSKVKLKKKKYVKRLKKKIKRNDVCDQSSYPLQLPEAQCSEKKNESTPGRLGEPVLEGGANLGQVVTSSDMCNSTRLNCYVAQPIVDPLWRGTLKIWNRSLSRVVLVAHMSSLACSKVYEEAKILPELLSVELLRRCDVWPRGFQKLGPTDQSIALYFFPDGESQKAFDLLVNAMMSHDLAMKAVLKNAELLVFTSAMLPMRFWRFQTKYYLWGVFRGKQAVEPRNVVASEERTFAESTCTQGPISPISPLSNTSILHSVADQRMMPKNLDVRLVMVRAHKVLSRLSSKQFWRISRFFLYRC; encoded by the exons CCACATGGCTGCTGAAAATGTAAATGCAAAAAGGAAACTGCAGACAACAACAAAGGAAACAGCCCGG GTTGATATTTGTCGGATATGTGGAGATAGAGGTTTTGTTGAGGctttaaatttttgtaaagaaTGTCAGACTTATCCTATCCATCG CTATTGCCTAGATGAATTGCCAAAATATTTGGATGAGTATGTTCCTTGGCTTTGTGAAGATTGTGAGGCAGCAATTTTGCCAACAATAAACTctaaagttaaattaaaaaagaaaaagtacgTCAAACGACTCAAGAAGAAAATTAAGAGGAATGATGTTTGTGATCAGAGTAGTTATCCTCTTCAACTACCTGAGGCACAATGCAGTGAAAAAAAGAATGAGTCAACACCTGGAAGGCTGGGAGAGCCAGTACTCGAAGGTGGGGCCAATCTCGGTCAAGTCGTTACATCATCTGATATGTGTAATTCTACAAGGCTCAACTGTTATGTTGCACAACCTATAGTAGATCCATTGTGGAG GGGAACTTTAAAAATTTGGAATCGAAGTTTGAGCAGAGTAGTACTTGTTGCTCATATGTCTAGCTTAGCATGTTCAAAAGTGTACGAGGAGGCAAAAATATTACCTGAGTTACTTTCCGTTGAATTACTTCGTAGATGTGATGTATGGCCTAGAGGATTTCAGAAATTGGGGCCAACTGATCAAAGTATTGCTCTATATTTCTTTCCAGATGGGGAAAG CCAAAAGGCATTTGATCTTCTGGTCAATGCAATGATGTCCCATGACCTAGCCATGAAGGCTGTGTTGAAGAATGCAGAGCTATTAGTTTTTACTTCCGCCATGTTACCAATGAGATTTTGGA GATTTCAAACAAAGTACTATTTGTGGGGCGTCTTTCGTGGAAAGCAAGCTGTGGAACCAAGAAATGTTGTCGCTTCTGAAGAGAGAACTTTTGCCGAGTCAACTTGTACGCAAGGCCCTATAAGTCCCATAAGTCCTTTAAGCAACACCAGTATTCTTCATTCTG TTGCTGACCAAAGGATGATGCCTAAGAATTTAGACGTGAGGTTGGTAATGGTGAGAGCTCACAAAGTTCTCTCACGTTTAAGTTCGAAACAATTTTGGAGGATCAGTAGATTCTTTCTTTACCGATGCTAG
- the LOC103500424 gene encoding uncharacterized protein LOC103500424 isoform X5: MLKCHMAAENVNAKRKLQTTTKETARVDICRICGDRGFVEALNFCKECQTYPIHRYCLDELPKYLDEYVPWLCEDCEAAILPTINSKVKLKKKKYVKRLKKKIKRNDVCDQSSYPLQLPEAQCSEKKNESTPGRLGEPVLEGGANLGQVVTSSDMCNSTRLNCYVAQPIVDPLWRCDVWPRGFQKLGPTDQSIALYFFPDGESSQKAFDLLVNAMMSHDLAMKAVLKNAELLVFTSAMLPMRFWRFQTKYYLWGVFRGKQAVEPRNVVASEERTFAESTCTQGPISPISPLSNTSILHSVADQRMMPKNLDVRLVMVRAHKVLSRLSSKQFWRISRFFLYRC; the protein is encoded by the exons CCACATGGCTGCTGAAAATGTAAATGCAAAAAGGAAACTGCAGACAACAACAAAGGAAACAGCCCGG GTTGATATTTGTCGGATATGTGGAGATAGAGGTTTTGTTGAGGctttaaatttttgtaaagaaTGTCAGACTTATCCTATCCATCG CTATTGCCTAGATGAATTGCCAAAATATTTGGATGAGTATGTTCCTTGGCTTTGTGAAGATTGTGAGGCAGCAATTTTGCCAACAATAAACTctaaagttaaattaaaaaagaaaaagtacgTCAAACGACTCAAGAAGAAAATTAAGAGGAATGATGTTTGTGATCAGAGTAGTTATCCTCTTCAACTACCTGAGGCACAATGCAGTGAAAAAAAGAATGAGTCAACACCTGGAAGGCTGGGAGAGCCAGTACTCGAAGGTGGGGCCAATCTCGGTCAAGTCGTTACATCATCTGATATGTGTAATTCTACAAGGCTCAACTGTTATGTTGCACAACCTATAGTAGATCCATTGTGGAG ATGTGATGTATGGCCTAGAGGATTTCAGAAATTGGGGCCAACTGATCAAAGTATTGCTCTATATTTCTTTCCAGATGGGGAAAG cAGCCAAAAGGCATTTGATCTTCTGGTCAATGCAATGATGTCCCATGACCTAGCCATGAAGGCTGTGTTGAAGAATGCAGAGCTATTAGTTTTTACTTCCGCCATGTTACCAATGAGATTTTGGA GATTTCAAACAAAGTACTATTTGTGGGGCGTCTTTCGTGGAAAGCAAGCTGTGGAACCAAGAAATGTTGTCGCTTCTGAAGAGAGAACTTTTGCCGAGTCAACTTGTACGCAAGGCCCTATAAGTCCCATAAGTCCTTTAAGCAACACCAGTATTCTTCATTCTG TTGCTGACCAAAGGATGATGCCTAAGAATTTAGACGTGAGGTTGGTAATGGTGAGAGCTCACAAAGTTCTCTCACGTTTAAGTTCGAAACAATTTTGGAGGATCAGTAGATTCTTTCTTTACCGATGCTAG
- the LOC103500424 gene encoding uncharacterized protein LOC103500424 isoform X6, whose amino-acid sequence MLKCHMAAENVNAKRKLQTTTKETARVDICRICGDRGFVEALNFCKECQTYPIHRYCLDELPKYLDEYVPWLCEDCEAAILPTINSKVKLKKKKYVKRLKKKIKRNDVCDQSSYPLQLPEAQCSEKKNESTPGRLGEPVLEGGANLGQVVTSSDMCNSTRLNCYVAQPIVDPLWRCDVWPRGFQKLGPTDQSIALYFFPDGESQKAFDLLVNAMMSHDLAMKAVLKNAELLVFTSAMLPMRFWRFQTKYYLWGVFRGKQAVEPRNVVASEERTFAESTCTQGPISPISPLSNTSILHSVADQRMMPKNLDVRLVMVRAHKVLSRLSSKQFWRISRFFLYRC is encoded by the exons CCACATGGCTGCTGAAAATGTAAATGCAAAAAGGAAACTGCAGACAACAACAAAGGAAACAGCCCGG GTTGATATTTGTCGGATATGTGGAGATAGAGGTTTTGTTGAGGctttaaatttttgtaaagaaTGTCAGACTTATCCTATCCATCG CTATTGCCTAGATGAATTGCCAAAATATTTGGATGAGTATGTTCCTTGGCTTTGTGAAGATTGTGAGGCAGCAATTTTGCCAACAATAAACTctaaagttaaattaaaaaagaaaaagtacgTCAAACGACTCAAGAAGAAAATTAAGAGGAATGATGTTTGTGATCAGAGTAGTTATCCTCTTCAACTACCTGAGGCACAATGCAGTGAAAAAAAGAATGAGTCAACACCTGGAAGGCTGGGAGAGCCAGTACTCGAAGGTGGGGCCAATCTCGGTCAAGTCGTTACATCATCTGATATGTGTAATTCTACAAGGCTCAACTGTTATGTTGCACAACCTATAGTAGATCCATTGTGGAG ATGTGATGTATGGCCTAGAGGATTTCAGAAATTGGGGCCAACTGATCAAAGTATTGCTCTATATTTCTTTCCAGATGGGGAAAG CCAAAAGGCATTTGATCTTCTGGTCAATGCAATGATGTCCCATGACCTAGCCATGAAGGCTGTGTTGAAGAATGCAGAGCTATTAGTTTTTACTTCCGCCATGTTACCAATGAGATTTTGGA GATTTCAAACAAAGTACTATTTGTGGGGCGTCTTTCGTGGAAAGCAAGCTGTGGAACCAAGAAATGTTGTCGCTTCTGAAGAGAGAACTTTTGCCGAGTCAACTTGTACGCAAGGCCCTATAAGTCCCATAAGTCCTTTAAGCAACACCAGTATTCTTCATTCTG TTGCTGACCAAAGGATGATGCCTAAGAATTTAGACGTGAGGTTGGTAATGGTGAGAGCTCACAAAGTTCTCTCACGTTTAAGTTCGAAACAATTTTGGAGGATCAGTAGATTCTTTCTTTACCGATGCTAG
- the LOC103500424 gene encoding uncharacterized protein LOC103500424 isoform X3 has product MGVSGLRTRGCFCRQVDICRICGDRGFVEALNFCKECQTYPIHRYCLDELPKYLDEYVPWLCEDCEAAILPTINSKVKLKKKKYVKRLKKKIKRNDVCDQSSYPLQLPEAQCSEKKNESTPGRLGEPVLEGGANLGQVVTSSDMCNSTRLNCYVAQPIVDPLWRGTLKIWNRSLSRVVLVAHMSSLACSKVYEEAKILPELLSVELLRRCDVWPRGFQKLGPTDQSIALYFFPDGESSQKAFDLLVNAMMSHDLAMKAVLKNAELLVFTSAMLPMRFWRFQTKYYLWGVFRGKQAVEPRNVVASEERTFAESTCTQGPISPISPLSNTSILHSVADQRMMPKNLDVRLVMVRAHKVLSRLSSKQFWRISRFFLYRC; this is encoded by the exons GTTGATATTTGTCGGATATGTGGAGATAGAGGTTTTGTTGAGGctttaaatttttgtaaagaaTGTCAGACTTATCCTATCCATCG CTATTGCCTAGATGAATTGCCAAAATATTTGGATGAGTATGTTCCTTGGCTTTGTGAAGATTGTGAGGCAGCAATTTTGCCAACAATAAACTctaaagttaaattaaaaaagaaaaagtacgTCAAACGACTCAAGAAGAAAATTAAGAGGAATGATGTTTGTGATCAGAGTAGTTATCCTCTTCAACTACCTGAGGCACAATGCAGTGAAAAAAAGAATGAGTCAACACCTGGAAGGCTGGGAGAGCCAGTACTCGAAGGTGGGGCCAATCTCGGTCAAGTCGTTACATCATCTGATATGTGTAATTCTACAAGGCTCAACTGTTATGTTGCACAACCTATAGTAGATCCATTGTGGAG GGGAACTTTAAAAATTTGGAATCGAAGTTTGAGCAGAGTAGTACTTGTTGCTCATATGTCTAGCTTAGCATGTTCAAAAGTGTACGAGGAGGCAAAAATATTACCTGAGTTACTTTCCGTTGAATTACTTCGTAGATGTGATGTATGGCCTAGAGGATTTCAGAAATTGGGGCCAACTGATCAAAGTATTGCTCTATATTTCTTTCCAGATGGGGAAAG cAGCCAAAAGGCATTTGATCTTCTGGTCAATGCAATGATGTCCCATGACCTAGCCATGAAGGCTGTGTTGAAGAATGCAGAGCTATTAGTTTTTACTTCCGCCATGTTACCAATGAGATTTTGGA GATTTCAAACAAAGTACTATTTGTGGGGCGTCTTTCGTGGAAAGCAAGCTGTGGAACCAAGAAATGTTGTCGCTTCTGAAGAGAGAACTTTTGCCGAGTCAACTTGTACGCAAGGCCCTATAAGTCCCATAAGTCCTTTAAGCAACACCAGTATTCTTCATTCTG TTGCTGACCAAAGGATGATGCCTAAGAATTTAGACGTGAGGTTGGTAATGGTGAGAGCTCACAAAGTTCTCTCACGTTTAAGTTCGAAACAATTTTGGAGGATCAGTAGATTCTTTCTTTACCGATGCTAG
- the LOC103500424 gene encoding uncharacterized protein LOC103500424 isoform X4 has protein sequence MVDICRICGDRGFVEALNFCKECQTYPIHRYCLDELPKYLDEYVPWLCEDCEAAILPTINSKVKLKKKKYVKRLKKKIKRNDVCDQSSYPLQLPEAQCSEKKNESTPGRLGEPVLEGGANLGQVVTSSDMCNSTRLNCYVAQPIVDPLWRGTLKIWNRSLSRVVLVAHMSSLACSKVYEEAKILPELLSVELLRRCDVWPRGFQKLGPTDQSIALYFFPDGESSQKAFDLLVNAMMSHDLAMKAVLKNAELLVFTSAMLPMRFWRFQTKYYLWGVFRGKQAVEPRNVVASEERTFAESTCTQGPISPISPLSNTSILHSVADQRMMPKNLDVRLVMVRAHKVLSRLSSKQFWRISRFFLYRC, from the exons GTTGATATTTGTCGGATATGTGGAGATAGAGGTTTTGTTGAGGctttaaatttttgtaaagaaTGTCAGACTTATCCTATCCATCG CTATTGCCTAGATGAATTGCCAAAATATTTGGATGAGTATGTTCCTTGGCTTTGTGAAGATTGTGAGGCAGCAATTTTGCCAACAATAAACTctaaagttaaattaaaaaagaaaaagtacgTCAAACGACTCAAGAAGAAAATTAAGAGGAATGATGTTTGTGATCAGAGTAGTTATCCTCTTCAACTACCTGAGGCACAATGCAGTGAAAAAAAGAATGAGTCAACACCTGGAAGGCTGGGAGAGCCAGTACTCGAAGGTGGGGCCAATCTCGGTCAAGTCGTTACATCATCTGATATGTGTAATTCTACAAGGCTCAACTGTTATGTTGCACAACCTATAGTAGATCCATTGTGGAG GGGAACTTTAAAAATTTGGAATCGAAGTTTGAGCAGAGTAGTACTTGTTGCTCATATGTCTAGCTTAGCATGTTCAAAAGTGTACGAGGAGGCAAAAATATTACCTGAGTTACTTTCCGTTGAATTACTTCGTAGATGTGATGTATGGCCTAGAGGATTTCAGAAATTGGGGCCAACTGATCAAAGTATTGCTCTATATTTCTTTCCAGATGGGGAAAG cAGCCAAAAGGCATTTGATCTTCTGGTCAATGCAATGATGTCCCATGACCTAGCCATGAAGGCTGTGTTGAAGAATGCAGAGCTATTAGTTTTTACTTCCGCCATGTTACCAATGAGATTTTGGA GATTTCAAACAAAGTACTATTTGTGGGGCGTCTTTCGTGGAAAGCAAGCTGTGGAACCAAGAAATGTTGTCGCTTCTGAAGAGAGAACTTTTGCCGAGTCAACTTGTACGCAAGGCCCTATAAGTCCCATAAGTCCTTTAAGCAACACCAGTATTCTTCATTCTG TTGCTGACCAAAGGATGATGCCTAAGAATTTAGACGTGAGGTTGGTAATGGTGAGAGCTCACAAAGTTCTCTCACGTTTAAGTTCGAAACAATTTTGGAGGATCAGTAGATTCTTTCTTTACCGATGCTAG
- the LOC103500424 gene encoding uncharacterized protein LOC103500424 isoform X7 — protein MVDICRICGDRGFVEALNFCKECQTYPIHRYCLDELPKYLDEYVPWLCEDCEAAILPTINSKVKLKKKKYVKRLKKKIKRNDVCDQSSYPLQLPEAQCSEKKNESTPGRLGEPVLEGGANLGQVVTSSDMCNSTRLNCYVAQPIVDPLWRGTLKIWNRSLSRVVLVAHMSSLACSKVYEEAKILPELLSVELLRRCDVWPRGFQKLGPTDQSIALYFFPDGESQKAFDLLVNAMMSHDLAMKAVLKNAELLVFTSAMLPMRFWRFQTKYYLWGVFRGKQAVEPRNVVASEERTFAESTCTQGPISPISPLSNTSILHSGSLSPPS, from the exons GTTGATATTTGTCGGATATGTGGAGATAGAGGTTTTGTTGAGGctttaaatttttgtaaagaaTGTCAGACTTATCCTATCCATCG CTATTGCCTAGATGAATTGCCAAAATATTTGGATGAGTATGTTCCTTGGCTTTGTGAAGATTGTGAGGCAGCAATTTTGCCAACAATAAACTctaaagttaaattaaaaaagaaaaagtacgTCAAACGACTCAAGAAGAAAATTAAGAGGAATGATGTTTGTGATCAGAGTAGTTATCCTCTTCAACTACCTGAGGCACAATGCAGTGAAAAAAAGAATGAGTCAACACCTGGAAGGCTGGGAGAGCCAGTACTCGAAGGTGGGGCCAATCTCGGTCAAGTCGTTACATCATCTGATATGTGTAATTCTACAAGGCTCAACTGTTATGTTGCACAACCTATAGTAGATCCATTGTGGAG GGGAACTTTAAAAATTTGGAATCGAAGTTTGAGCAGAGTAGTACTTGTTGCTCATATGTCTAGCTTAGCATGTTCAAAAGTGTACGAGGAGGCAAAAATATTACCTGAGTTACTTTCCGTTGAATTACTTCGTAGATGTGATGTATGGCCTAGAGGATTTCAGAAATTGGGGCCAACTGATCAAAGTATTGCTCTATATTTCTTTCCAGATGGGGAAAG CCAAAAGGCATTTGATCTTCTGGTCAATGCAATGATGTCCCATGACCTAGCCATGAAGGCTGTGTTGAAGAATGCAGAGCTATTAGTTTTTACTTCCGCCATGTTACCAATGAGATTTTGGA GATTTCAAACAAAGTACTATTTGTGGGGCGTCTTTCGTGGAAAGCAAGCTGTGGAACCAAGAAATGTTGTCGCTTCTGAAGAGAGAACTTTTGCCGAGTCAACTTGTACGCAAGGCCCTATAAGTCCCATAAGTCCTTTAAGCAACACCAGTATTCTTCATTCTGGTTCACTCTCTCCTCCATCATGA
- the LOC103500424 gene encoding uncharacterized protein LOC103500424 isoform X9, producing the protein MVDICRICGDRGFVEALNFCKECQTYPIHRYCLDELPKYLDEYVPWLCEDCEAAILPTINSKVKLKKKKYVKRLKKKIKRNDVCDQSSYPLQLPEAQCSEKKNESTPGRLGEPVLEGGANLGQVVTSSDMCNSTRLNCYVAQPIVDPLWRCDVWPRGFQKLGPTDQSIALYFFPDGESQKAFDLLVNAMMSHDLAMKAVLKNAELLVFTSAMLPMRFWRFQTKYYLWGVFRGKQAVEPRNVVASEERTFAESTCTQGPISPISPLSNTSILHSVADQRMMPKNLDVRLVMVRAHKVLSRLSSKQFWRISRFFLYRC; encoded by the exons GTTGATATTTGTCGGATATGTGGAGATAGAGGTTTTGTTGAGGctttaaatttttgtaaagaaTGTCAGACTTATCCTATCCATCG CTATTGCCTAGATGAATTGCCAAAATATTTGGATGAGTATGTTCCTTGGCTTTGTGAAGATTGTGAGGCAGCAATTTTGCCAACAATAAACTctaaagttaaattaaaaaagaaaaagtacgTCAAACGACTCAAGAAGAAAATTAAGAGGAATGATGTTTGTGATCAGAGTAGTTATCCTCTTCAACTACCTGAGGCACAATGCAGTGAAAAAAAGAATGAGTCAACACCTGGAAGGCTGGGAGAGCCAGTACTCGAAGGTGGGGCCAATCTCGGTCAAGTCGTTACATCATCTGATATGTGTAATTCTACAAGGCTCAACTGTTATGTTGCACAACCTATAGTAGATCCATTGTGGAG ATGTGATGTATGGCCTAGAGGATTTCAGAAATTGGGGCCAACTGATCAAAGTATTGCTCTATATTTCTTTCCAGATGGGGAAAG CCAAAAGGCATTTGATCTTCTGGTCAATGCAATGATGTCCCATGACCTAGCCATGAAGGCTGTGTTGAAGAATGCAGAGCTATTAGTTTTTACTTCCGCCATGTTACCAATGAGATTTTGGA GATTTCAAACAAAGTACTATTTGTGGGGCGTCTTTCGTGGAAAGCAAGCTGTGGAACCAAGAAATGTTGTCGCTTCTGAAGAGAGAACTTTTGCCGAGTCAACTTGTACGCAAGGCCCTATAAGTCCCATAAGTCCTTTAAGCAACACCAGTATTCTTCATTCTG TTGCTGACCAAAGGATGATGCCTAAGAATTTAGACGTGAGGTTGGTAATGGTGAGAGCTCACAAAGTTCTCTCACGTTTAAGTTCGAAACAATTTTGGAGGATCAGTAGATTCTTTCTTTACCGATGCTAG
- the LOC103500424 gene encoding uncharacterized protein LOC103500424 isoform X8, giving the protein MVDICRICGDRGFVEALNFCKECQTYPIHRYCLDELPKYLDEYVPWLCEDCEAAILPTINSKVKLKKKKYVKRLKKKIKRNDVCDQSSYPLQLPEAQCSEKKNESTPGRLGEPVLEGGANLGQVVTSSDMCNSTRLNCYVAQPIVDPLWRCDVWPRGFQKLGPTDQSIALYFFPDGESSQKAFDLLVNAMMSHDLAMKAVLKNAELLVFTSAMLPMRFWRFQTKYYLWGVFRGKQAVEPRNVVASEERTFAESTCTQGPISPISPLSNTSILHSVADQRMMPKNLDVRLVMVRAHKVLSRLSSKQFWRISRFFLYRC; this is encoded by the exons GTTGATATTTGTCGGATATGTGGAGATAGAGGTTTTGTTGAGGctttaaatttttgtaaagaaTGTCAGACTTATCCTATCCATCG CTATTGCCTAGATGAATTGCCAAAATATTTGGATGAGTATGTTCCTTGGCTTTGTGAAGATTGTGAGGCAGCAATTTTGCCAACAATAAACTctaaagttaaattaaaaaagaaaaagtacgTCAAACGACTCAAGAAGAAAATTAAGAGGAATGATGTTTGTGATCAGAGTAGTTATCCTCTTCAACTACCTGAGGCACAATGCAGTGAAAAAAAGAATGAGTCAACACCTGGAAGGCTGGGAGAGCCAGTACTCGAAGGTGGGGCCAATCTCGGTCAAGTCGTTACATCATCTGATATGTGTAATTCTACAAGGCTCAACTGTTATGTTGCACAACCTATAGTAGATCCATTGTGGAG ATGTGATGTATGGCCTAGAGGATTTCAGAAATTGGGGCCAACTGATCAAAGTATTGCTCTATATTTCTTTCCAGATGGGGAAAG cAGCCAAAAGGCATTTGATCTTCTGGTCAATGCAATGATGTCCCATGACCTAGCCATGAAGGCTGTGTTGAAGAATGCAGAGCTATTAGTTTTTACTTCCGCCATGTTACCAATGAGATTTTGGA GATTTCAAACAAAGTACTATTTGTGGGGCGTCTTTCGTGGAAAGCAAGCTGTGGAACCAAGAAATGTTGTCGCTTCTGAAGAGAGAACTTTTGCCGAGTCAACTTGTACGCAAGGCCCTATAAGTCCCATAAGTCCTTTAAGCAACACCAGTATTCTTCATTCTG TTGCTGACCAAAGGATGATGCCTAAGAATTTAGACGTGAGGTTGGTAATGGTGAGAGCTCACAAAGTTCTCTCACGTTTAAGTTCGAAACAATTTTGGAGGATCAGTAGATTCTTTCTTTACCGATGCTAG